The following coding sequences are from one Ruminococcus flavefaciens AE3010 window:
- a CDS encoding GDSL-type esterase/lipase family protein, which translates to MKKFVSMLLSAAIGLTALTSVSVGGYEKKAAAADKGGMVLMGDSIAAGVTRNGKVEHNYGEICGDYLGCKVSNYAVSGHTTKDLIDDIDKLTAEQKQNVADAEYIVISVGGNDIMKYAAKKLVNYAVKKNFLNDGYTAENIPEEPSINEMMDIIKFKGEGSLMEFASKNYSNAAEINAQLMNVATDLRYAENGHEGYMQNVIMPNIKTAADKLKAISPNAKIMVQNIYQPVQLDPAYVTKTYGSNSNYPLVLNTVRARLEEVMGTFDEQLRLVDGIEVVDVKTLFTSGTPSKDAPGNAHYFVDIQTGKLGTADVHPNQKGHIAIATAILSNINKLHNDNGLLRKTFNGLSDKANYPAVALEVFNKVAGDEAIATTTKPTTTTTTTTTTTTTAKPTTTTTTSTTTTTKKPTTTTTTSTVTTTKQITTTAATTTTAPKYALGDVDNNKTINAIDASYILTDYAKTSTNQKSDFTETQKLAADVNKDKKINAVDASYVLTYYAYYSTGGRKSLEEYFNISTSSGDKELTAA; encoded by the coding sequence ATGAAGAAATTTGTTTCAATGCTGCTTTCGGCAGCCATAGGACTCACAGCACTTACTTCCGTTTCTGTGGGAGGCTATGAAAAGAAAGCTGCTGCTGCCGATAAGGGCGGCATGGTGCTTATGGGCGACAGTATCGCTGCGGGCGTTACAAGAAACGGCAAGGTCGAGCATAACTACGGAGAGATATGTGGAGACTATCTCGGCTGCAAGGTGAGCAACTACGCTGTTTCGGGACATACCACAAAAGACCTTATCGACGATATCGACAAGCTCACAGCAGAGCAGAAGCAGAACGTTGCGGACGCTGAGTATATCGTTATCTCTGTGGGCGGCAACGATATAATGAAATATGCAGCAAAGAAGCTTGTAAATTACGCTGTAAAAAAGAACTTCCTCAACGACGGCTATACAGCAGAGAATATCCCCGAGGAGCCTTCTATCAATGAAATGATGGATATCATAAAGTTCAAGGGCGAGGGCAGTCTTATGGAGTTCGCTTCAAAGAATTACAGCAATGCGGCTGAGATAAACGCTCAGCTGATGAACGTTGCAACAGACCTGCGCTATGCCGAAAACGGTCACGAGGGCTATATGCAGAACGTTATCATGCCCAATATAAAAACTGCTGCGGACAAGCTCAAGGCTATCTCACCCAATGCAAAGATCATGGTGCAGAACATCTATCAGCCCGTTCAGCTTGATCCCGCCTATGTCACAAAGACCTACGGCAGCAATTCAAATTATCCCTTGGTACTCAATACCGTAAGAGCAAGACTTGAAGAAGTTATGGGGACCTTTGATGAGCAGCTCCGCCTTGTGGACGGCATAGAGGTGGTCGACGTAAAGACTCTCTTCACATCAGGTACTCCTTCCAAGGACGCTCCCGGCAATGCTCACTACTTTGTGGATATTCAGACAGGCAAGCTCGGTACAGCAGACGTTCACCCCAACCAGAAGGGTCACATCGCTATAGCAACAGCTATCCTCAGCAATATAAACAAGCTCCACAACGATAACGGACTTCTCCGCAAGACATTCAACGGTCTCAGCGACAAGGCGAATTATCCTGCTGTTGCACTGGAGGTTTTCAATAAGGTAGCAGGTGATGAGGCAATAGCTACAACCACAAAGCCTACAACGACTACCACAACTACAACAACTACGACCACAACTGCAAAGCCCACAACTACGACCACAACATCGACTACAACAACTACCAAGAAACCCACTACCACAACTACAACTTCAACAGTGACTACTACAAAGCAGATAACAACTACTGCTGCCACAACAACTACAGCTCCTAAGTATGCTCTGGGCGATGTGGACAACAACAAGACAATAAACGCTATCGACGCTTCATATATCCTTACGGATTATGCAAAGACCTCAACAAATCAGAAGTCTGATTTCACCGAGACTCAGAAGCTTGCAGCAGACGTAAACAAGGACAAAAAGATCAATGCTGTTGACGCTTCCTATGTCCTTACCTACTATGCATATTATTCAACAGGCGGCAGAAAGTCACTTGAGGAGTATTTCAATATCAGTACTTCAAGCGGCGACAAAGAGCTGACCGCAGCATAA
- a CDS encoding zinc ribbon domain-containing protein, translating into MKQRCPNCGAKTDGEEVCGKCGYTLYENVFADVAEEVDEAVSRVSDYELSAVRRECGTAEKLSPEEFERKWCAENHIAPVHSAFSFRGAVRGAVYERRLRKAYEEYLRSIGYDI; encoded by the coding sequence ATGAAGCAGAGATGTCCGAACTGTGGAGCAAAAACAGACGGCGAAGAGGTATGCGGCAAATGCGGCTATACTCTTTATGAAAACGTCTTTGCCGATGTTGCCGAGGAAGTGGACGAGGCTGTCAGCAGAGTGAGCGATTATGAGCTTTCTGCGGTTCGCCGTGAGTGCGGCACAGCCGAAAAGCTTTCACCGGAAGAGTTTGAGCGGAAATGGTGTGCAGAAAACCATATAGCTCCCGTACATTCAGCGTTCTCCTTTAGGGGAGCTGTACGGGGAGCAGTCTATGAAAGGCGGCTGAGAAAGGCATATGAGGAGTATCTCCGCAGCATAGGCTATGACATATGA
- a CDS encoding ATP-binding protein: protein MKKIYGNKQLLEALAGMRASGRTAHSLLICGEKGSGRKLIAKYYTQALMCEAPVNGKPCGVCSACKNVEKDIHPDVIYPEKSGKLGKFSVETARDIIADAYVKPNNSSGCKVYIFADCHNVDPRTQNALLKLIEEPPEYAYFIFTCGSKSEFLPTIISRCVCFSTAPCTEEEAAESLADSGYASQDIQAAVSCFHGNIGMCESYINDEELRRRVDLTKSLADSIIRKDEYALSVGMFSLGRERDDVREVLSMLDKLVRDAAVLGKDETAQTIGCFREGARALSRSLTAYQSARMHSRIEKAWSAVESNVSIPLALTALGAEIMEIVG, encoded by the coding sequence ATGAAGAAGATATACGGAAATAAACAGCTTCTTGAAGCCCTTGCAGGCATGAGAGCCAGCGGCAGGACCGCTCATTCGCTGCTCATATGCGGTGAAAAGGGCAGCGGCAGGAAGCTTATCGCTAAATACTACACACAGGCGCTGATGTGCGAGGCTCCCGTAAACGGCAAGCCCTGCGGAGTATGCAGCGCCTGCAAAAACGTGGAAAAGGATATCCACCCCGACGTGATATATCCCGAGAAGTCGGGAAAGCTTGGAAAATTCAGCGTAGAGACTGCCCGTGACATCATTGCGGACGCATACGTGAAGCCCAACAACAGCAGCGGCTGCAAGGTGTACATCTTTGCGGACTGCCACAACGTTGACCCGAGAACGCAGAACGCCCTGCTGAAGCTTATCGAGGAGCCCCCCGAGTACGCCTACTTTATATTCACCTGCGGCTCCAAGTCGGAGTTCCTGCCAACTATCATCTCCCGATGCGTGTGCTTCAGTACAGCTCCCTGCACCGAGGAGGAAGCGGCGGAGTCCCTTGCTGACAGCGGCTATGCTTCGCAGGATATACAGGCAGCTGTCAGCTGCTTCCACGGGAATATCGGCATGTGCGAGAGCTATATCAACGATGAGGAGCTTCGCAGGCGTGTGGATTTGACAAAATCCCTCGCCGATAGTATAATAAGGAAAGACGAGTACGCTCTCAGCGTTGGTATGTTCTCCCTCGGACGTGAGCGAGACGACGTGAGAGAGGTGCTGTCAATGCTTGACAAGCTTGTCCGTGACGCAGCTGTCCTCGGCAAGGACGAGACAGCTCAGACCATAGGCTGCTTCCGTGAGGGAGCAAGAGCCCTTTCACGCTCGCTTACAGCTTATCAGTCTGCAAGGATGCACTCCCGTATCGAAAAGGCGTGGAGCGCGGTGGAGAGCAATGTCAGCATACCGCTGGCGCTTACGGCGCTGGGTGCGGAGATAATGGAAATAGTCGGATAA
- a CDS encoding diacylglycerol/lipid kinase family protein, with product MKKLYFVVNLVAGKAVINKKLGKIIDEFVKEGYEVTVHTTQSGGDAVEQAVYACENSYDLLVVAGGDGTLSQCLQGVMGCEKRIPIGYVPAGSTNDFSKSLGIPSDQIRAARFITHGKPVLCDVGGFNDGYFSYVAAFGAFTNITYETSQKVKNVFGHAAYIAGGAAHLNSIKAKPMRIEYDGKTIEGEFVYGMVTNTASVAGMINMKNFLLDDGIFEVTLIRKPKNAAELGKTALALLKNDMTDKNIVFFRTSDVTITNLSDKPFSWTRDGEYGGEEVVNHICCHKKAVPFMVRGKSRLPFEK from the coding sequence ATGAAAAAGTTGTATTTTGTCGTCAATCTCGTTGCGGGAAAGGCAGTAATAAATAAAAAACTGGGAAAAATAATAGACGAGTTCGTAAAAGAGGGCTATGAGGTAACTGTCCATACTACCCAGAGCGGCGGCGACGCTGTGGAGCAGGCTGTATATGCCTGTGAAAACAGCTATGACCTGCTTGTGGTAGCAGGAGGGGACGGTACTCTCAGCCAGTGCTTACAGGGAGTCATGGGCTGCGAAAAGCGCATACCCATAGGCTATGTGCCTGCGGGCTCTACCAATGATTTCTCCAAGAGTCTCGGCATACCCTCAGACCAGATACGGGCTGCAAGGTTCATCACCCACGGCAAGCCTGTGCTCTGTGATGTAGGCGGCTTCAATGACGGGTATTTCTCCTATGTTGCGGCTTTCGGAGCCTTTACCAATATTACCTACGAGACCTCCCAGAAGGTCAAGAACGTTTTCGGCCATGCGGCTTATATCGCAGGTGGAGCTGCCCACCTTAACAGCATAAAGGCAAAGCCCATGCGCATAGAGTATGACGGCAAGACCATTGAGGGGGAGTTCGTCTACGGCATGGTGACCAATACTGCTTCCGTGGCTGGCATGATAAATATGAAGAACTTTCTCCTTGACGACGGCATCTTCGAGGTAACTCTCATCAGGAAGCCAAAGAACGCCGCAGAGCTGGGAAAGACTGCCCTTGCCCTGCTGAAAAACGACATGACGGACAAGAATATAGTTTTCTTCCGCACCAGCGATGTGACTATAACCAACCTTTCCGACAAGCCGTTTTCGTGGACAAGGGACGGTGAGTACGGCGGCGAGGAAGTTGTCAATCATATATGCTGCCACAAAAAGGCAGTACCGTTCATGGTTCGCGGCAAGAGCCGCCTGCCCTTTGAGAAGTGA